The segment GAAATAAAATTTTTAAAAAGAAATTCCTTTGAAGGGACTTTGCAAGAGTAAAAACTGCATTTTTAAAAATGTATGAATAAACCCAGCCATCAACCGCCCCGTTTCTGTGTGAAAGGGCGAAAATTTTGGCGCACTTGATGCGATTTGTGGCAAAATTGTCAAATTTGGTAATTTTTCGAAAATATGAATTTGCTATAATCCAAACTAAAATTTTAGAAATCACTTCTGCTCTTTGAAAATAAAATAAGCAGACATTTTACAATAAATTTTATAAAATTTCTACGCTTAATAAGTAAATTTAAAGCTAAATTTGGATAAATTTGCCATTTTTTGCAACTAACTGCGTGAAGAAGTGTTTTCAAAATCACCGCTATTTTGAAAACAGTTGGTTTGATACTTTCGCCTGAAATTCGTTAAACCTAAGTGCAAGTTGCATTAAGCGGAATAAAATTTTAGGAGTGTAGGATGAAAGTTCGTCCTTCTGTTAAGAAGATGTGCGACAAATGTAAAGTCGTCAAACGCAAAGGTGTTGTCCATGTAATTTGTGACAATCCAAAACATAAACAAAGACAAGGATAAGTTATGGCTCGTATCGCAGGTGTTGATTTACCAAAGAAAAAAAGAATTGAGTATGGCCTAACTTATATCTATGGTATAGGTCTTTTCACTTCAAGAAAAATTCTTGATGCCACTGGCATTTCTTACGACAAAAGAGTTGCTGATCTAAGCGAAGATGAGGCTGCTACAATCCGCAAAGAGATCCAAGAAAACTATATGGTTGAGGGTGATCTTAGAAAAGAAGTTGCGATGAATATCAAAGCTTTGATGGATTTGGGTGGTTATAGAGGTTTAAGACACAGAAAAGGTCTTCCTGTTCGCGGTCAAAAAACAAAGACAAATGCTAGAACCCGCAAGGGCAAACGCAAAACTGTCGGCGCGGCAACTAAATAAGGATTGAGAAATGGCAAAAAGAAAAGTTGTTAAGAAAAAAACCGTTAGAAAAAATATAGCAAAAGGTATCGTTTATATCTCTGCTACATTTAATAACACAATGATTACAGTTACAGACGAAATGGGAAATGCTATCGCATGGAGCAGTGCTGGCGGACTAGGATTTAAAGGCAGCAAAAAATCAACTCCATACGCAGCTCAACAAGCAGTAGAAGATGCGCTTGGCAAAGCAAAAGAGCATGGCATTAAAGAAGTTGGTATCAAAGTTCAAGGTCCAGGTAGCGGTAGAGAAACTGCTGTAAAGAGCGTGGGTGCTATTGAGGGTATTAAAGTTACATTTTTAAAAGACATTACTCCTTTGGCTCACAATGGTTGCAGACCACCAAAACGCCGCCGCGTATAATAAATTTAGGAGAATATAATGGCTAGATATACAGGACCAGTTGAAAAATTAGAAAGAAGACTAGGCGTTGATTTATTTATGAAAGGCGAAAGAAGACTAGCTGGAAAAAGCGCTCTTCTAAAAAGACCTTATGCGCCAGGCCAACACGGACAAAGACGCGCTAAACTTAGCGAATACGGCTCGCAACTAAGAGAAAAACAAAAAGCTAAATTTATGTATGGCGTTAGCGAGAAACAATTCCGCAAACTATTCGCAGAAGCTGCTCGTCGCGATGGAAACACAGGTGCGATTTTAATCCAACTATTAGAGCAAAGACTTGATAATGTAGTTTATAGAATGGGTTTTGCTACAACTCGCCGTTTTGCAAGACAACTTGTAACTCACGGACATATTTTAGTCGATGGAAAAAGACTAGATATCCCATCATACAATGTAAAAGCTGGACAAAAAATCGAAGTTATCGAAAAAAGCAAAAACAATCCTCAAATTTCAAGAGCGGTTGATTTGACAGCTCAAACAGGTATCGTTGCTTGGGTCGATGTAGAGAAAGAGAAAAGATACGGAATTTTCTCACGCGTTCCAGAAAGAGATGAAATAGTTATTCCTGTCGAGGAAAGATTTATCGTAGAGCTTTACTCTAAATAGTAGGTGAAACATGAGAAAAATTACAACATCAGCTCATATGCCAACTGAATTAAAGGTTGAAAATGTCAGCGAAAATGTTGCTAAAA is part of the Campylobacter sp. VBCF_01 NA2 genome and harbors:
- the rpmJ gene encoding 50S ribosomal protein L36, whose amino-acid sequence is MKVRPSVKKMCDKCKVVKRKGVVHVICDNPKHKQRQG
- the rpsM gene encoding 30S ribosomal protein S13, producing MARIAGVDLPKKKRIEYGLTYIYGIGLFTSRKILDATGISYDKRVADLSEDEAATIRKEIQENYMVEGDLRKEVAMNIKALMDLGGYRGLRHRKGLPVRGQKTKTNARTRKGKRKTVGAATK
- the rpsK gene encoding 30S ribosomal protein S11, which translates into the protein MAKRKVVKKKTVRKNIAKGIVYISATFNNTMITVTDEMGNAIAWSSAGGLGFKGSKKSTPYAAQQAVEDALGKAKEHGIKEVGIKVQGPGSGRETAVKSVGAIEGIKVTFLKDITPLAHNGCRPPKRRRV
- the rpsD gene encoding 30S ribosomal protein S4, yielding MARYTGPVEKLERRLGVDLFMKGERRLAGKSALLKRPYAPGQHGQRRAKLSEYGSQLREKQKAKFMYGVSEKQFRKLFAEAARRDGNTGAILIQLLEQRLDNVVYRMGFATTRRFARQLVTHGHILVDGKRLDIPSYNVKAGQKIEVIEKSKNNPQISRAVDLTAQTGIVAWVDVEKEKRYGIFSRVPERDEIVIPVEERFIVELYSK